The sequence below is a genomic window from Nitrospirota bacterium.
TGGTCGAGTTGCTCATCGTGGTCGCGATCATCGGCATTCTTGCCGCGATCGCGATCCCGCAGTTCGCCGCGTATCGGATTCGGAGTTACAACGCCAGCGCCAGTTCTGATTGCCGCAATATGCGGACAGCCGAAGAGTCCCTGTTTGCGGATAACCAGTTCTATGGAGTAAGCGTCGCGCTTCCGGGAACAACCTTGGCGGCCGCGGCTGGGAGTGTGGGGGGAGCTGGCGCATTAGTGCTGGGACCTGCGAGTCCGGCGACTGCCGCGGCAGCGGGCTCCTTGTTGACCGGAACCAACCCGGTGACGGCTGCCATTGGCGCCATCGGCATCTCGGCCTCGAACGGGAGCAATATGCAGGTCAACACCACGGTCGGCAATGCAAGCTATCTTGGAGTCTGTCGGCATGAGTTGGGTGATACCGCGTATGGGGGAGACAGCGACTCAACGGCGTTCTACTTTGTGAGGAACGCGACGTGGGCGAATACCCTCAACGCGCTCTCTGCAACCGTTCCTCCAGTGACTGCAGCCGCCGATGATTTCAATGGGGCTGCGGGCGGCGGTGCTCCTACCGCGAACTGGACCGTGCAGTAAGGTATAAGATTACGGTGTAGGTATGATTCTAGGAAAGGGCCGGGTTACCCGGCCCTTCTCCTTTTTTGCCTGCATTCAGCGAAGACGATACTTTGTCACCTTCTATAGCAGGTTTTGGATGTGGGAGAGGGGCTGAGGGAAAATCACCTGGGTTATTAAGGTAGTCCAGCACCGATTATTCTGGTATGGATTGTGTATCGTACTCAAGCAAGACAGTGGCATCTTGGATTTGAAGATCTTGCGGAGGCAAAGTCATGTATAACTCGTGGTACAAGTCAACGGCTAAGACGAGCGATGGCGAGCGGGGTTTTACGCTGGTTGAGTTGCTCATCGTGGTCGCGATCATCGGCATTCTTGCCGCGATCGCGATCCCGCAGTTCGCTGCATACCGGATTCGAAGTTACAATGCCAGTGCCGGTTCTGATTGCCGTAATATGCGGACAGCCGAAGAGACGATCTTCGCTGACAATCAATATTACGGCGTGAGCGTGGCGCTTCCGGGGACAACCTTGGCGGCTGCGCCTGGGAGTGCGGGTGGGGCTGGGGGGGTAGTGTTGGGACCGGCAAGTCCAGCGTCCGCCGCGGCGGCAGGTTCCTTGTTGACCGGGACCCACCCGGTGACGGGCGCCATCGGGGCTATCGGCGTTTCAGCCTCGAACGGGAGCAATATGCAGGTCAACACCACGGCGGGCAATGGAAGCTATCTCGGCGTCTGTCGGCACGAGTTGGGCGATACCGCGTATGGAGGAGACAGCGACTCATCGGCGATTTACTTTGTGAGAAACGCGGCTTGGCCGGGTACCCTCAACGCGCTCTCCGCGACAATCCCCGCAGCGACTAATGCCGTCGACGACTTTAATGGGGCTGCGGGCGGCGGGGCTCCTACCGCGAATTGGACCGTGCAGTAGGCATAAAACCGTACGTCCTATGGCGGCGGGCGGTCACTCGGCGTATCGGTTTGTCATGCTCGAAGGAGTAGTCAATTAGCATGAAGCGGCTAGCCTGGCATGAAGGCGGTGCAGCGCTGAGTCTGGCGCTTGTTTATTTTGGCGAATTCTTTAAGTAAGAACGTCTCATTCGTTGACCGTTGAGTGAGCGGCTGGTTATAGTTTGCCGGGTGGTGCGGCCAGGCAACAGCGATGGTGGAGAGTATCGTTTTTGACAGCGTGACTAAGGTCTCCGGAGGCTCGCGGTCGCCGCGGACTGCCGTCGATCGCCTCAGTCTGTCCATCCCGCAGGGCGACACCTTCGGCTTCCTCGGGCCCAATGGCGCGGGCAAGAGCCCGACTATCAAGATCCTCCTCAACGTGATTTTCCCAACCTCAGGTCAGGCCTTGCTCTTGCGACGAGAAAAGCGACGAGAAAAGGCTACTTTTTTAGCCTGACCAGGTTGAGAGGCCGGGGCATCGCGTATCGCCCCGGCCTCTTGCTTTGCGGGTACCCCATGGGCCGTTGGCGTGTTCCAGCTCTTGGTCCAGTTGACCATGTGTCGGTGGCTGCTAAGTCTACGCGGTAGACGGTATCGAGAGAACGGCGGTGGACAGTTTCGCGATTGCCCTCCACGAAGTAACCAAGGTGTACGGCGGCTCCCGGGAAAAGAAAAGGGGACAGCTACTTTATCTAGCTGACCTAGGTTGAGCGGCCGGGGCGATGCGATGCCCCGGCCGCTTTCTATTTTGATTCACCGGCAATTCCGTGGCGTGGATCTGGGCGACGCGGACGTGCCGTTCTGGGAGC
It includes:
- a CDS encoding prepilin-type N-terminal cleavage/methylation domain-containing protein; this translates as MYNSWYKSTAKTSDGERGFTLVELLIVVAIIGILAAIAIPQFAAYRIRSYNASAGSDCRNMRTAEETIFADNQYYGVSVALPGTTLAAAPGSAGGAGGVVLGPASPASAAAAGSLLTGTHPVTGAIGAIGVSASNGSNMQVNTTAGNGSYLGVCRHELGDTAYGGDSDSSAIYFVRNAAWPGTLNALSATIPAATNAVDDFNGAAGGGAPTANWTVQ
- a CDS encoding ATP-binding cassette domain-containing protein; translated protein: MVESIVFDSVTKVSGGSRSPRTAVDRLSLSIPQGDTFGFLGPNGAGKSPTIKILLNVIFPTSGQALLLRREKRREKATFLA
- a CDS encoding prepilin-type N-terminal cleavage/methylation domain-containing protein, yielding MFKAMHQLREKVSRGERGFTLVELLIVVAIIGILAAIAIPQFAAYRIRSYNASASSDCRNMRTAEESLFADNQFYGVSVALPGTTLAAAAGSVGGAGALVLGPASPATAAAAGSLLTGTNPVTAAIGAIGISASNGSNMQVNTTVGNASYLGVCRHELGDTAYGGDSDSTAFYFVRNATWANTLNALSATVPPVTAAADDFNGAAGGGAPTANWTVQ